From Scytonema millei VB511283:
GTATTATTGGTAATGGTAAAGGCAATCGCTCAAGTCGATCCGCAACGGCAAGCGGTGGCGATTGGTGTCGGAACTCCTGGTCCCGCTGATGCGGCGGGGCGAATTGCCAAAGTTGCGATTAATCTTCCTGACTGGTTCAACGTTCCTTTAGCCGATTGGTTAGAAGCAAAAACAGGTTTACCGACAGTCGTTGCTAACGATGCTAACTGTGCGGGTGTAGGGGAAGCGTGGTTAGGAGTAGGACGTAGGTTTAAACACTTCATTTTACTGACTATCGGTACGGGTGTCGGTGGGGCAATTATCCTTGACGGCGAGTTATTTATCGGACATCGCGGCGCGGCTGGGGAACTGGGGTTAATTACTTTGAAACCCGATGGTTCACCCTGTAAAAGTGGCAATCAAGGCTCTTTAGAACAATACGTTTCGGTGACAGCGATCCGGCGGCGCACGGGCAAGGAACCAGCCGAGTTAGGTGCTTTGGCTGAAGCTGGAGATCCCGCAGCCTTGCAATTTTGGTCGGAATATGGTAAGGATTTAGGTGCAGGGTTGGCGAGTTTAGTCTACGTGCTATCGCCAGAAGCAGTGGCGATCGGCGGTGGTGCGTGTGCGTGTGCAGAGTTTTTCTTTCCGGCAACATGGGCTGAAATTGAGCGTCGAGTTGAACCCTGTTCCCGCGAGGGCTTGCAATTAGTCTGCGCCGAGTTAGGCAATCAAGCCGGA
This genomic window contains:
- a CDS encoding ROK family protein, producing MTNDNRQVIGIDLGGSAIKLGRFLPDGTCLQSLTVPTPQPATPAAVLLVMVKAIAQVDPQRQAVAIGVGTPGPADAAGRIAKVAINLPDWFNVPLADWLEAKTGLPTVVANDANCAGVGEAWLGVGRRFKHFILLTIGTGVGGAIILDGELFIGHRGAAGELGLITLKPDGSPCKSGNQGSLEQYVSVTAIRRRTGKEPAELGALAEAGDPAALQFWSEYGKDLGAGLASLVYVLSPEAVAIGGGACACAEFFFPATWAEIERRVEPCSREGLQLVCAELGNQAGIVGAAKLALTKVVGNW